Proteins encoded in a region of the Bacteroidota bacterium genome:
- a CDS encoding acetyl-CoA C-acyltransferase, translating to MNAYIIAAHRTAVGKAPKGVFKNTRPDDLAVAVIKHLLTVVPQLDKEQIDDVIVGNATPEAEQGLNIGRMISLMGLDTVKVPGMTVNRYCASGLETIAIASAKIHAGMADCIIAGGVECMSPIPFGGWKIVPNLKYVQEKPDYYWGMGLTAEAVAKEYKVSREDQDKFGLESNMKAVAAIKDGKFKDEIVPFNVQEIYLDEKEKRKVREFIVDTDEGPRGDSTLEKMATLKPVFDARGSVTAGNSSQTSDGAAFVIIVSERMLKQLNVKPIARLVDYAVAGVEPRVMGIGPIEAIPKVLKHAGMKLKDIQLIELNEAFASQSLAVMRTLEIDQSIVNVNGGAIALGHPLGCSGAKLSVQLFNEMRRRKQKYGLVTMCVGTGQGAAGIYELL from the coding sequence ATGAATGCATATATAATTGCCGCTCATCGAACAGCAGTAGGTAAAGCTCCTAAAGGCGTTTTCAAAAATACCAGACCGGATGATCTGGCTGTAGCAGTTATTAAACATCTGCTAACAGTCGTACCTCAACTCGATAAAGAACAAATTGATGATGTGATCGTAGGGAATGCAACACCGGAAGCTGAGCAAGGATTGAATATCGGAAGAATGATCTCATTGATGGGACTTGATACAGTTAAGGTTCCCGGAATGACTGTGAACAGATATTGTGCATCAGGATTAGAAACAATTGCAATTGCTTCTGCAAAGATCCATGCCGGCATGGCTGATTGTATTATTGCAGGCGGTGTTGAATGCATGTCACCTATACCTTTTGGCGGATGGAAAATTGTTCCTAACCTAAAATATGTTCAGGAGAAGCCGGATTATTATTGGGGAATGGGCCTGACTGCTGAAGCAGTTGCAAAAGAATATAAAGTCTCAAGAGAAGATCAGGATAAGTTCGGATTGGAATCTAATATGAAAGCAGTTGCTGCTATCAAAGATGGAAAATTCAAAGATGAAATAGTGCCCTTCAATGTTCAGGAGATTTATCTTGATGAAAAAGAAAAACGAAAAGTCCGTGAATTTATAGTTGATACTGATGAAGGTCCACGCGGAGATTCTACTCTTGAAAAAATGGCAACACTTAAACCTGTGTTTGATGCAAGGGGATCTGTTACAGCCGGGAATTCTTCGCAGACTTCAGATGGAGCTGCATTTGTCATAATCGTCAGTGAAAGAATGTTGAAGCAATTGAATGTTAAACCAATTGCACGTCTTGTAGATTATGCTGTGGCAGGAGTAGAGCCACGGGTAATGGGCATCGGACCGATAGAGGCAATTCCTAAAGTGCTTAAACACGCAGGAATGAAATTGAAAGACATTCAGCTGATCGAATTGAATGAAGCATTTGCATCGCAATCGCTTGCAGTAATGCGTACACTGGAAATTGACCAGTCGATCGTCAATGTAAATGGTGGAGCAATCGCCCTCGGACATCCATTGGGATGCAGCGGTGCGAAATTATCTGTTCAACTTTTTAATGAGATGCGACGTAGAAAGCAGAAATATGGTTTGGTCACAATGTGTGTTGGGACCGGACAGGGTGCTGCAGGCATTTACGAGTTATTATAA
- a CDS encoding acyl-CoA dehydrogenase family protein yields the protein MLDTKKSTKGGEFLIKETLAGDVFIPEQWTEEQLMIAQTCQDFLEAEVYPNLDRIDAQEEGLMQSILDKAGELGLLGISIPEQYGGFGKDFTTGMLATEVLGAGHSFSVAYAAHTGIGTLPILYYGNEAQKSKYIPKLSSGEWKAAYCLTEPSSGSDANSGKTKAVLSADGKNYIINGQKMWITNGGFADVYIVFAKIDSDENLSAFIVEKKFPGITLNPEEHKMGIKGSSTRQVFFNDCVVPVENMLSERGNGFKIAVNILNLGRVKLAGAAIGGSKRVSTLAIGYANERQQFGRPIAKYGAIRFKLAEQAIRIFACESAIFRCSQNIEDAINDLIAGGMEEGRAKLKGVEQFAVEAAILKVHGSEVLDYVVDEGVQVYGGMGYSSEGPMDRSYRDSRINRIFEGTNEINRMLIVDMMLKRAMKGELDLLGPATAVANELMSIPDFGSGTGELFEEEKKYIANFKKAVLLVAGAAVQKLMMELAKEQEVLMNIADMMIELYVCESIQLRVEKLVGIKGADACKEQIEMMRVYINDASDKINKSGKDAIASFAEGDEQRMILMGLKRFAKVAPLNVRDSRRLIAAKLLTENKYCF from the coding sequence ATGTTAGATACAAAAAAATCGACAAAAGGTGGAGAATTCCTTATCAAGGAAACATTAGCGGGTGATGTTTTCATTCCTGAGCAGTGGACTGAAGAACAATTGATGATTGCTCAAACTTGTCAGGATTTTTTGGAAGCGGAAGTTTATCCTAATCTTGATCGAATTGATGCGCAGGAGGAAGGATTGATGCAATCTATTCTCGACAAAGCAGGAGAACTTGGTTTGCTTGGTATTTCTATCCCTGAGCAATATGGCGGATTCGGAAAAGATTTTACAACAGGAATGTTGGCTACAGAAGTTTTAGGTGCCGGTCATTCTTTTTCTGTTGCTTATGCTGCTCATACCGGAATCGGCACATTGCCAATTTTGTATTATGGAAATGAAGCACAAAAAAGTAAATACATTCCGAAGTTATCCAGCGGAGAATGGAAGGCTGCTTATTGTCTGACAGAGCCAAGTAGTGGTTCAGATGCCAATTCAGGAAAAACGAAAGCTGTGTTATCTGCGGATGGAAAAAATTATATTATCAACGGACAAAAAATGTGGATCACCAATGGTGGTTTTGCAGATGTGTATATTGTCTTTGCAAAAATTGATTCAGATGAAAATCTTTCTGCATTTATTGTTGAGAAAAAATTCCCTGGTATCACCCTGAATCCTGAAGAACATAAAATGGGAATCAAAGGGAGCAGTACTCGTCAGGTATTTTTCAATGATTGCGTAGTTCCTGTTGAAAATATGTTGAGTGAGAGAGGAAATGGATTTAAGATCGCTGTAAATATTCTGAATCTCGGAAGGGTGAAACTTGCCGGTGCTGCTATAGGCGGATCAAAACGTGTAAGTACCCTTGCAATCGGATATGCAAACGAACGTCAGCAATTTGGGCGACCAATTGCTAAGTATGGAGCTATCCGTTTTAAACTGGCTGAGCAGGCAATCCGGATCTTTGCATGTGAATCTGCAATTTTTCGATGCTCACAAAATATCGAAGATGCAATTAATGATCTGATCGCAGGTGGTATGGAAGAAGGTCGCGCCAAGTTAAAAGGCGTTGAACAATTTGCTGTTGAAGCCGCCATTTTAAAAGTTCATGGTAGTGAAGTTTTGGATTATGTAGTGGATGAAGGTGTTCAGGTTTATGGAGGAATGGGTTACAGTTCAGAAGGACCTATGGACCGTTCGTATCGTGATTCAAGGATCAACAGGATCTTTGAAGGAACCAATGAGATCAACAGAATGCTCATCGTAGATATGATGCTCAAGCGTGCAATGAAAGGTGAGCTCGATCTGCTGGGTCCTGCAACAGCAGTTGCGAATGAATTAATGTCAATACCTGATTTTGGTTCAGGTACCGGAGAGCTTTTCGAAGAAGAAAAAAAATATATCGCTAATTTCAAAAAAGCCGTTCTTCTTGTTGCCGGTGCAGCAGTTCAGAAACTTATGATGGAACTTGCAAAAGAACAGGAAGTCCTCATGAATATCGCTGATATGATGATCGAATTATATGTTTGTGAATCGATCCAGTTACGCGTTGAAAAATTAGTAGGCATTAAAGGAGCAGATGCCTGCAAAGAACAAATCGAAATGATGCGGGTTTATATCAACGATGCATCAGATAAGATCAACAAATCAGGAAAAGATGCTATTGCTTCTTTCGCAGAAGGCGATGAGCAAAGAATGATCTTAATGGGATTAAAACGATTTGCAAAAGTAGCACCACTAAATGTTCGCGACTCCCGCAGATTAATAGCAGCAAAATTGTTGACGGAGAATAAATACTGTTTTTGA
- a CDS encoding T9SS type A sorting domain-containing protein — protein MLKKLLFILFLISCSSSDFLHAQYYEKAYGERNDREGVYFQSVSNGYIIAGTALDTTYNTRGYYILKIDKRGQKVWEKQYSDAFSAYTYGLTVLDNGNIAIVGTHAGIFYTALAEVLLLDSMGNFLGSQTYPPLDGWGTSGVGIVKTDDSSAAITIYTDGFISTNYYSIYRLNQDLSPRWTEFVGYDGSLVNNHSMIKSATDDFFSLGYYDMYVYGPQLQFQVSNIRKFDASGNLQIDSLYDFQIQTVSISPTNDGGCIVAGNHDNSGQTDIFLIKLDANGEVNWTSEFGSALNENTVQAMQTVDGGYAVIATVPDLILLNQHDIVFIRCDANGDSISSKQMGSTLNETALHLEQTPDSNFAILGTTTGYGPNRIYFAIVDSLGNTPSEYTISGTGRYFCEGDSLTLTINPLPDPSVRISWSCGDTLPQISVRTTGSFFATLTDTSGNVTETNIYSCFFAETPQVSIGSDTMGICESAELLNSFQADFTIQYQWYLNDTLIPGATSENYKPTGNGKYMLIATNYCTADTDIVFIDSIYSNPPVPILVSPSIDYVCAGDSLRISVDVDSTTLLQWYGADDFNWYVINGEVDSVFYATYDGVFLVSVTDVNGCVNYSDPKPVAFDNIPALVNSNGPPAFCQGGEVELSTEPGSNFLWSTGDTTSLLTVNTAGNYFVSYINQYGCQKNTDTISITILPSPFVTIGPDTTVCNDDIYVLDAGPGFNNYLWSMGTVSQSIFLISHGIGIDTQEVFVFVTDTNGCTSSDTAQVIFDICISVDQVISDENIYLYPSILHSGETISVHSDRSENTFWLYDMTGKLIYRKDFENSLNEVLQFPQGFYVYRIQTKDNRFKVGKMIIQ, from the coding sequence GTGCTGAAAAAACTACTATTTATACTTTTTTTGATATCATGCAGCAGTAGCGATTTTTTGCACGCTCAATATTATGAGAAAGCATACGGCGAACGGAATGACCGGGAAGGTGTGTATTTCCAATCTGTTTCAAATGGGTATATTATTGCAGGTACTGCACTTGATACAACTTACAATACCCGTGGATATTATATCTTAAAGATTGATAAGAGAGGTCAAAAGGTTTGGGAGAAGCAATATTCAGATGCATTCAGTGCCTATACATATGGACTTACTGTTCTTGATAATGGAAACATTGCTATTGTAGGTACACACGCAGGTATTTTTTATACTGCACTTGCCGAAGTTTTACTGCTCGATTCAATGGGTAATTTTCTGGGTTCTCAGACTTATCCACCATTGGATGGATGGGGAACAAGTGGAGTAGGCATTGTGAAGACTGATGACTCGTCTGCTGCAATTACAATTTACACAGATGGTTTTATCTCTACAAATTACTATAGTATCTACCGGTTGAATCAGGATCTTTCTCCACGATGGACTGAATTCGTTGGTTATGATGGATCGCTGGTAAATAATCACAGCATGATAAAAAGTGCGACAGATGATTTTTTCTCACTCGGGTATTATGACATGTACGTTTATGGTCCGCAGTTACAATTTCAGGTATCAAACATTCGTAAATTTGATGCAAGTGGAAATCTGCAAATAGATTCACTTTATGATTTTCAAATACAGACAGTATCAATTTCTCCGACAAATGACGGCGGGTGTATTGTAGCAGGGAATCATGACAACAGCGGACAAACAGATATTTTTCTCATCAAACTGGATGCAAATGGTGAAGTTAACTGGACGAGTGAATTTGGTTCTGCTTTGAATGAAAACACAGTTCAGGCAATGCAGACCGTTGATGGTGGTTATGCTGTTATAGCTACAGTGCCAGATCTGATCTTGTTAAATCAGCATGATATTGTTTTTATTCGTTGCGATGCCAATGGCGATAGTATTTCGAGTAAACAAATGGGATCCACTCTTAATGAAACTGCTTTACATCTGGAACAAACGCCTGATAGTAATTTTGCTATACTTGGAACAACAACAGGTTACGGACCTAACAGGATCTATTTTGCCATTGTTGATTCTTTGGGAAATACTCCATCTGAATATACCATTTCCGGAACAGGAAGATATTTTTGTGAAGGAGATTCACTTACTCTTACCATAAATCCATTACCGGATCCGTCTGTGCGTATTAGCTGGTCTTGCGGTGATACTCTTCCTCAGATCTCAGTAAGAACTACCGGAAGTTTCTTTGCTACTCTTACCGATACGTCAGGAAATGTTACTGAAACAAATATTTATTCTTGTTTTTTTGCAGAAACGCCACAAGTTTCTATCGGATCTGATACCATGGGTATATGTGAGTCAGCGGAACTCTTGAACTCATTCCAGGCTGATTTTACAATACAATATCAATGGTACTTGAATGATACACTTATTCCGGGAGCAACTTCTGAAAACTATAAACCTACCGGAAATGGAAAGTATATGCTGATTGCAACAAACTATTGTACTGCTGACACTGACATAGTTTTTATAGATTCAATTTATTCTAATCCGCCTGTTCCAATTCTTGTTTCACCTTCTATCGATTATGTTTGTGCGGGTGATAGTTTAAGAATTTCGGTTGATGTTGATTCAACAACTTTGTTACAATGGTATGGTGCCGATGATTTTAATTGGTATGTGATAAATGGCGAAGTTGATTCAGTTTTTTATGCTACCTACGATGGAGTCTTTTTGGTCAGTGTTACTGATGTAAATGGTTGTGTAAATTATTCTGATCCTAAACCTGTTGCATTTGATAATATTCCTGCTTTGGTCAATTCTAATGGACCTCCGGCTTTTTGTCAGGGTGGCGAAGTAGAGCTTTCAACTGAACCTGGTAGTAATTTCTTATGGTCAACTGGAGATACAACTTCATTGTTAACAGTGAATACAGCAGGAAATTATTTTGTAAGCTATATTAATCAGTATGGTTGTCAGAAGAACACAGATACTATTTCTATAACCATTCTGCCAAGTCCTTTCGTTACGATAGGTCCGGATACAACGGTATGTAACGATGATATCTATGTTCTCGATGCAGGTCCGGGTTTCAATAATTATTTATGGAGTATGGGAACTGTTTCCCAATCGATCTTCTTAATTTCACATGGCATCGGTATAGATACACAGGAAGTTTTTGTTTTCGTAACCGATACCAATGGATGCACAAGCAGCGATACTGCACAGGTAATCTTTGATATTTGCATTAGTGTTGATCAGGTGATATCCGATGAAAATATTTATTTGTACCCTTCCATTTTACATTCCGGAGAAACTATCAGTGTTCATTCTGACCGATCTGAAAATACTTTCTGGTTATATGATATGACAGGGAAATTAATTTACCGTAAAGACTTTGAGAACAGTTTGAATGAAGTTCTCCAATTCCCTCAAGGATTCTATGTCTATCGGATTCAAACCAAGGACAACCGATTTAAGGTTGGAAAGATGATTATTCAGTGA
- a CDS encoding carboxypeptidase-like regulatory domain-containing protein yields the protein MKFKIIVFVFLLFSYANNVTAHNLIRGNVSEAGEKKLPVAGAGIYFPGLNAGTVTDSAGNFVIDVHANLPFKMVVSMIGFKPDTLLITDISFKTISLSKNKELKEVEISAKREDLMISTMQPINTQKITEGELLKAACCNLSEAFETNPTINVAYKDAVTGAKEIQLLGLSGIYSQLLTENIPNMQSIAGIYGLTFIPGPWMESIQLTKGSGSVLNGYESTTGLINVEFKKPLEKSTPKFYLNLFSDEKAAMEINTFYKKKVSSKVSTMLLAHGRYMNTADDMNDDGFMDMPKGKQINLYNRWQLQVGRRVEMQVGVKFLADYLNGGQLDATESHVHVVNPGQLYLTKVDTKRGEAYAKLGIVYPKRPQMSIGNIAQFVYHDMNSNFGLKTYDATNRSFFYQGIFQNYFIKEKHQYKVGFTYKMNEVNQFYLGDNFEIIENIPGVFFEYTYSTLNKFTMILGARKIIILKMTGCLLPVST from the coding sequence ATGAAATTCAAAATAATTGTATTTGTTTTTCTTCTGTTTTCATACGCAAATAATGTGACTGCCCACAACCTCATACGAGGCAATGTTAGTGAAGCAGGAGAGAAGAAACTTCCGGTTGCCGGAGCAGGAATTTATTTTCCGGGCTTAAATGCAGGCACTGTTACAGATTCAGCCGGAAATTTTGTAATAGACGTGCATGCTAATCTTCCATTCAAAATGGTTGTGAGCATGATTGGATTTAAACCGGATACACTGTTAATTACAGATATCAGTTTTAAAACGATTTCTCTTTCTAAGAATAAAGAATTAAAGGAAGTTGAAATAAGTGCAAAACGGGAAGATTTGATGATCTCAACAATGCAACCGATCAACACTCAAAAAATAACGGAAGGTGAATTACTCAAAGCAGCATGTTGCAATTTGTCTGAAGCATTTGAAACCAATCCCACTATCAATGTTGCATATAAAGACGCAGTTACAGGAGCAAAAGAAATACAACTCCTGGGTTTATCCGGAATCTATTCCCAGCTTTTAACTGAGAATATTCCAAACATGCAAAGTATAGCAGGAATATATGGACTAACTTTCATTCCCGGTCCATGGATGGAATCCATTCAGCTTACAAAAGGAAGTGGTTCAGTTTTGAATGGCTATGAATCAACAACAGGATTGATAAACGTGGAATTCAAAAAACCTTTAGAAAAATCCACACCGAAATTCTATCTCAATTTATTCTCCGATGAAAAAGCAGCAATGGAGATAAATACTTTTTACAAGAAAAAAGTAAGTTCAAAAGTAAGCACAATGTTATTAGCACATGGCCGCTATATGAATACTGCTGATGACATGAATGACGATGGATTTATGGATATGCCAAAAGGCAAGCAGATCAACTTGTATAACAGATGGCAATTGCAAGTCGGACGAAGAGTTGAAATGCAAGTAGGAGTGAAATTCCTGGCAGATTATCTCAACGGTGGACAACTCGATGCAACTGAAAGTCATGTTCATGTTGTAAATCCTGGACAACTGTACCTAACTAAAGTAGATACCAAGCGGGGCGAGGCTTATGCAAAATTAGGAATTGTTTATCCTAAGCGACCTCAGATGAGCATTGGAAATATTGCCCAGTTCGTTTATCATGACATGAATTCTAATTTTGGTTTAAAGACTTACGATGCAACTAACCGGTCTTTCTTTTATCAGGGAATATTTCAGAATTATTTTATAAAAGAAAAACATCAGTATAAAGTTGGATTCACCTATAAGATGAATGAAGTGAATCAGTTTTATTTGGGTGATAATTTTGAGATCATAGAAAATATTCCGGGCGTCTTCTTTGAGTATACTTACAGTACTCTCAATAAATTCACCATGATTCTTGGAGCAAGGAAGATTATCATTTTGAAGATGACTGGGTGCTTACTCCCCGTATCCACTTGA
- a CDS encoding TonB-dependent receptor, with translation MKYNFTDNSVLRLSAGSSYRRPYFIADHISILATSRTIVLNDKTKAERAWNYGLNFTQKFVMNEKDYSFSFDAYRTDFSQQLVMDVYSDSTQISFYNLEGESYSNSLQGAFTAELIENLELRLAYKFDDVRSTYRGVLREVPLVTRSRGLMNLSYELKQRHWKFNYTLVYEGQKALQFVYLPENGNRDTRSPDFFTMNFQATKEFKRFEIYGGAENLLDFRQKVPIINSTDPFGDKFDATNIWGPIAGRRVYLGLRFSIR, from the coding sequence TTGAAATATAATTTCACTGATAATTCTGTACTACGACTCAGCGCAGGAAGCAGCTACCGTAGACCATATTTTATTGCTGATCATATTTCAATTCTGGCAACCTCCAGGACCATTGTCCTGAATGATAAAACCAAAGCTGAAAGAGCATGGAATTATGGCTTAAATTTTACACAGAAGTTTGTAATGAACGAAAAAGATTATTCGTTTTCATTCGATGCTTACCGGACAGACTTTTCACAGCAACTTGTGATGGATGTCTATTCGGATTCAACACAGATCAGTTTTTATAATCTGGAAGGAGAATCTTATAGCAATAGTCTTCAGGGAGCATTCACAGCAGAATTAATAGAGAATCTTGAACTTCGTCTTGCATATAAATTTGATGATGTCAGATCTACTTACAGAGGTGTATTACGTGAAGTACCTTTAGTTACCAGAAGCAGGGGCCTTATGAATTTGTCTTATGAATTAAAACAGCGCCATTGGAAGTTTAACTACACACTTGTTTACGAAGGACAGAAAGCATTACAATTTGTTTACTTACCTGAGAATGGAAACAGAGATACCCGCTCTCCGGATTTCTTTACAATGAATTTCCAGGCAACAAAAGAATTCAAAAGATTTGAGATCTATGGTGGTGCAGAGAATTTATTGGATTTTAGACAGAAAGTTCCAATTATAAACTCAACTGATCCTTTTGGTGATAAATTTGATGCAACAAATATCTGGGGACCGATTGCAGGGAGAAGAGTTTATTTAGGATTGAGGTTTTCTATACGATAG
- a CDS encoding heavy-metal-associated domain-containing protein: MKKLLILLAFIISTNVKAQTDSLSIKTSAVCETCKETIERDLSFVKGIISSSLDLKTHQLSVVYDSKKIDADKIRNEVAKIGYNADSVKADPKAFKRLPECCKKPHNE, translated from the coding sequence ATGAAAAAACTCCTTATACTACTTGCTTTTATCATTTCGACAAATGTAAAAGCTCAAACTGATTCTCTCAGTATAAAAACATCAGCCGTTTGTGAAACTTGTAAAGAGACCATTGAGCGCGATCTATCTTTTGTGAAAGGAATTATCAGCTCGTCGCTTGATTTGAAAACTCATCAGCTTTCGGTTGTATATGATTCAAAAAAAATTGATGCGGATAAGATCAGAAACGAAGTTGCGAAAATCGGTTACAATGCGGATTCAGTTAAAGCCGATCCGAAAGCCTTCAAGCGACTTCCGGAGTGTTGTAAAAAACCTCATAACGAATAA
- a CDS encoding amidohydrolase, with product MKNLSLSTALFLIITVLTSCHIEKKADTILYNGKIYTVDNGFSVVEAIAIKNGKIVAIGSTADLLEEYTTKEKIDLDGKAVYPGFIDAHCHFYGYGTDLLKCDLYGTNSFDEIIVRMQEYSATNKFSWELGRGWDQNDWEVKEYPTNEKLDSLFPDKPVFLMRIDGHAALCNSAALKLAGITIDSKVTGGEYLQANGKLTGLLIDNAIEQVRNKIPPFSDQLIEESIMKAQENCFAVGLTTVDDAGLGKDTIIALHNMQKSGKLKMRIYAMISNDPASIKHFIEHGPYKSDRMNVRSIKIYADGALGSRGACMKQEYSDQKGHYGFMLYSEKYMSDLADEALENGFQICTHAIGDSANKVVLNIYKDHLSPENNKRWRIEHCQIVDEKDRKLFASSNIIPSVQPTHATSDMYWVEERIGKERMPYAYAYKSLKDEAMGMMAFGTDFPVEAINPLNTFYAAVYRRDLKDFPDGGFLFEERIKRKDALRAMTIMAAYANFEEEEKVSLEEGKFADLVILDQDIMKIDEKEIPNTKVVATYLNGEKVFGK from the coding sequence ATGAAAAATTTATCACTTTCGACGGCGCTTTTCTTGATTATTACCGTCCTGACATCCTGCCACATTGAAAAAAAAGCAGATACGATCCTTTATAATGGAAAAATTTATACTGTTGACAATGGATTTTCAGTTGTCGAAGCAATTGCTATTAAAAACGGGAAAATTGTTGCAATTGGCTCGACTGCTGATTTATTAGAAGAGTATACGACAAAAGAAAAAATAGACCTTGATGGCAAAGCGGTTTATCCGGGATTTATTGATGCACATTGTCATTTTTACGGTTACGGAACTGATCTTTTAAAATGCGATCTCTATGGAACAAATTCATTTGATGAAATTATTGTCAGGATGCAGGAATATTCTGCAACGAATAAATTTTCATGGGAATTAGGTCGTGGTTGGGATCAAAACGATTGGGAAGTAAAAGAATATCCGACAAATGAAAAGCTCGACAGTTTGTTTCCTGACAAACCTGTTTTTCTAATGCGCATTGATGGTCATGCTGCTCTTTGTAACTCAGCTGCATTAAAACTAGCCGGAATAACTATTGATTCAAAAGTAACAGGAGGTGAATATCTACAGGCTAACGGAAAACTTACCGGACTATTGATCGATAATGCCATTGAACAAGTGAGAAATAAAATTCCGCCTTTCTCAGATCAGCTCATTGAGGAATCAATTATGAAAGCTCAGGAGAATTGTTTTGCCGTAGGACTAACTACGGTTGACGATGCCGGTCTTGGAAAAGACACCATCATTGCATTGCACAATATGCAAAAATCAGGAAAGCTGAAAATGCGGATCTATGCAATGATCTCAAATGACCCTGCTTCCATCAAACATTTCATTGAGCATGGTCCATACAAAAGTGACAGAATGAATGTGAGGTCAATTAAAATATATGCAGATGGTGCACTTGGGTCTCGTGGAGCATGTATGAAGCAGGAATACTCAGATCAGAAAGGTCATTATGGTTTTATGCTTTATTCAGAAAAGTATATGTCTGATCTAGCTGATGAAGCTCTCGAAAATGGGTTTCAAATTTGCACACATGCAATTGGTGATTCAGCAAATAAAGTTGTACTGAATATTTACAAAGACCATCTGAGCCCTGAGAATAATAAAAGATGGCGGATAGAACATTGTCAGATCGTTGATGAGAAGGACAGAAAACTATTTGCTTCCAGTAATATCATTCCTTCTGTTCAGCCTACGCATGCAACAAGCGATATGTATTGGGTAGAAGAAAGAATTGGAAAAGAAAGAATGCCATATGCGTATGCTTACAAATCATTGAAAGATGAAGCGATGGGTATGATGGCCTTTGGTACAGACTTCCCTGTAGAAGCAATAAATCCATTGAATACATTTTATGCTGCCGTTTACAGACGCGATCTGAAAGATTTTCCTGACGGCGGATTTTTGTTTGAAGAAAGAATAAAAAGAAAAGATGCTCTCAGAGCCATGACGATCATGGCGGCCTACGCTAATTTCGAAGAAGAAGAAAAAGTATCACTTGAGGAAGGCAAATTTGCAGACCTTGTGATCCTTGATCAGGATATCATGAAGATTGATGAGAAAGAAATACCAAATACTAAAGTCGTTGCTACTTATTTAAACGGCGAAAAAGTATTTGGCAAATAA